A DNA window from Nerophis lumbriciformis linkage group LG03, RoL_Nlum_v2.1, whole genome shotgun sequence contains the following coding sequences:
- the LOC133579103 gene encoding uncharacterized protein, with amino-acid sequence MCDRTMAEYEEELCPTKEANERQHQLLDVYYKKHHQVVLHRPDVCEEQLLPEKQECSFRMVKEDPSKRKTRCHGPSGVSFSSLTQTLPCKKEEKDSLTPHIKDEEEEHRISREGDHHEGLVEFPVTGVPVKSEDDEVKGESEEKREAEPPSSSATQHMTTETDGDHCGGSQADKLLAPLSDSDDTTSHSPDTDDEDSKDDKTCHTDNTHLKCSHCDKTFKNHSLLKTHMRTHTGEKHFACSICGLSFTRRENMKEHTRTHKGEKTFSCSVCDTRYARSQGLKEHLKRHTGENLFKCSVCNSSFVQGEHLKRHMRTHTGEKPFTCSLCSKGFAQSQNLKVHMRTHTGEKPFSCSTCGSSFARNEYLKVHMRTHTGEKPFSCPVCGKGFTKKNVLNEHMPTHTGKKPFTCSICGKSFTHSQSLKKHTILHTGEKHFICSICSKGFAQSNNLKVHMRTHTGEKPFTCLVCGKGFTESQNLKKHTRTHTGEKSHSCSICNRGFCERSTLRTHMRTHPGEKVLSCSVCGERFSYKYQCKKHKCAGENSSSK; translated from the coding sequence acgtctgtgaagaacaacttctgcctgaaaaacaggagTGTAGCTTCAGGATGGTGAAGGAGGATCCATCAAAGAGGAAGACCAGGTGCCACGGACCCTCTGGCGtatccttttcctctttgacacagacccttccctgtaaaaaggaagagaaagactcactgaccccccacattaaagatgaAGAGGAGGAACACCGCATCAGTCGGGAGGGAGATCATCAtgaaggactggtggagttcccagtgactggtgtccctgtaaagagtgaagatgatgaggtcaaaggtgaaagtgaggagaagagagaggcggagcctccaagcagcagcgcaacacaacacatgacaacagaaactgatggagaccactgtggaggatcacaagcagacaagctcttagctccactatcagatagtgacgacacaacgtcacactctcctgacactgatgatgaagactctaaagatgataagacatgtcacactgacaacactcacttgaaatgttctcactgtgacaaaacatttaaaaaccatAGTCTtctgaaaacacacatgagaacacacactggtgaaaaacattttgcttgttcaatctgtggcttATCTTTTACAAGGAGGGAAAATATGAAAGAGCACACAAGAACACATAAAGGAGAAAAAACGTTTTCGTGTTCTGTGTGTGATACAAGGTATGCACGAAGTCAAGGTTTGAAAGAACACCTGAAAAGACACACAGGGGAAAACCTTTTTAAGTGTTCTGTGTGTAATTCAAGTTTTGTCCAAGGTgaacatttgaaaagacacatgagaacacacacaggagaaaaaccctttaCCTGTTCactctgtagtaaaggttttgcgcaaagtcaaaatttgaaagtacacatgagaacacacacgggtgaaaaacctttttcctgttcaacctgtggcTCATCTTTTGCAAGGAATGAATATTTGaaagtgcacatgagaacacacactggtgaaaaacctttttcctgtccagtctgtggtaaaggttttacaaaaaaaaatgtgttaaacgAACACATGCCAACACACACTGGAAAAAAACCTTTCACCTGTTCaatatgtggtaaaagttttacaCACAGTCAGAGTttgaaaaaacacacaattttacACACCGGTGAAAAAcattttatctgttcaatctgtagtaaaggttttgcGCAAAGTaacaatttgaaagtacacatgagaacacacactggtgaaaaaccttttacctgtttagtctgtggtaaaggttttacagaaagtcaaaatttaaaaaaacacacgagaacacacactggcGAAAAATCacattcctgttcaatctgcaacAGAGGCTTTTGTGAACGATCAACCCTTagaacacacatgagaacacacccaggagagaaagtgttgagttgcagtgtgtgtggtgaaagattctcttataagtaccagtgtaagaaacacaagtgtgctggtgagaacagcagcagcaaatga